In one Silene latifolia isolate original U9 population chromosome 10, ASM4854445v1, whole genome shotgun sequence genomic region, the following are encoded:
- the LOC141607985 gene encoding uncharacterized protein LOC141607985 yields MCKGFGSTLSGPALRWLVSLLSRLISTFIDLVNAFTQQFASSRKPQKHAGDLYRIVQGASETIREYNTRFNDEKVAVREYDVSKAVEAFIRGLHHESDLFKQLTMHPCHSFEAVQEKAAAAIRLEEDILARANIPSTPSVPSTSAMEKSNRKQPTSKKEERYRPYGRGVNRIDNREENQQLPTLAEYGFTSGVGGILKALREMGDGNSHSDLPAIAFDEEDLHDGQEHRDALIITLSMANCTVRKVMLDTGSSVNLIMLKTIENMGFSEKDLQKKTISLVGFSGETANSLGEIVIPTYAGGVNKQVRYLVIDGPYTYNVILGRSWLHLMKAVPSTYHQCVKFPTP; encoded by the exons ATGTGTAAGGGGTTTGGATCCACACTATCGGGGCCAGCACTCCGATGGCTCGTAAGTTTGCTTAGCAGATTGATATCCACGTTTATCGACCTGGTAAACGCATTCACTCAGCAATTCGCAAGCAGCCGAAAGCCACAAAAGCATGCAGGCGACTTGTACAGAATTGTTCAAGGAGCAAGTGAGACAATTCGAGAGTACAACACTAGATTTAACGATGAGAAGGTGGCGGTACGGGAGTATGACGTGTCAAAAGCAGTGGAAGCCTTCATAAGGGGCCTACATCATGAGTCAGACCTGTTTaagcagctgactatgcaccCTTGCCATAGCTTTGAAGCAGTGCAAGAAAAGGCAGCAGCTGCGATCAGACtagaggaagatatcctagccagagccaacATACCAAGTACGCCAAGCGTACCCAGCACATCAGCCATGGAGAAGTCAAATAGAAAGCAACCCACCAGCAAGAAGGAGGAAAGATACAGGCCATATggtaggggagtcaacagaatcgacaaCAGAGAAGAGAATCAGCAGCTCCCCACActggcagagtatggattcacAAGTGGCGTCGGAGGGATCCTGAAAGCACTCAGAGAGATGGGAGACGGG AATTCTCACAGTGACCTGCCTGCTATTGCTTTCGACGAAGAGGATTTACATGACGGACAGGAACATCGTGATGCACTTATCATAACActgtcaatggccaattgcacagttagaaaggttaTGTTAGATACTGGTAGCTCGGTTaacctaatcatgctgaaaaccatagaaaacatggggttcagcgagaaaGACTTGCAGAAGAAAACCATCTCgctggtagggttcagtggagagaCAGCTAACTCATTAGGAGAAATCGTGATCCCAACCTATGCAGGAGGAGTCAATAAACAGGTAAGGTACTTGGTCATAGATGGACCATATACCTACAATGTTATCCTTGGAAGATCATGGTTGCATCTAATGAAAGCAGTCCcttcaacatatcatcaatgtgtaaaattccccacaccatgA
- the LOC141607986 gene encoding uncharacterized protein LOC141607986 — translation MPLKYWLFVAVASVLKSISLLVDAIVMCQVPFGFNLAYAIFDGFYNLGDLNEFKSPSEKEGGAKVTNACCLRLVKFLNNTNSIDLPFSDNFFTWRKKKCGSDNVFEILDRALASPNWISMYPNMQFVHHACTSSDHCPISVKFHDQIHNKAPPFHFELMSTLRDDFSKMVKSCWQYHFEGSYMFCLSQKCKFLKQKAKKWNQSTFGNIFRQLSIAENKLDNIQKQLGSSHIAALEVAQLKWLKKRDALLNYNRMYWH, via the exons ATGCCTTTAAAATATTGGTTATTTGTTGCTGTGGCCTCAGTTTTAAAGAGTATTTCTCTTTTGGTTGATGCTATTGTGATGTGTCAAGTGCCTTTTGGTTTCAATTTAGCCTATGCCATCTTTGATGGTTTTTATAACCTTG GAGATCTTAACGAGTTTAAGAGTCCTAGTGAAAAGGAAGGGGGTGCAAAGGTTACCAATGCGTGTTGCTTAAGATTGGTTAAGTTTCTAAATAATACCAACTCTATAGATCTCcctttttccgataatttttttACTTGGAGGAAAAAGAAATGTGGTTCTGATAATGTTTTTGAAATTCTTGATAGAGCATTAGCTTCCCCTAACTGGATTAGTATGTATCCGAATATGCAATTTGTGCACCATGCTTGCACTAGCTCAGACCATTGTCCTATCTCCGTGAAGTTTCATGACCAAATTCATAACAAAGCCCCTCCTTTTCATTTTGAACTTATGTCGACTCTCCGAGATGACTTCAGCAAAATGGTCAAAAGTTGTTGGCAATACCATTTTGAGGGGTCTTATATGTTCTGTCTTTCTCAAAAATGCAAATTTCTAAAGCAAAAGGCTAAAAAATGGAATCAATCTACTTTTGGGAATATTTTTAGACAACTTTCAATTGCTGAAAATAAGTTAGATAATATACAAAAGCAACTAGGGTCATCACATATAGCGGCTTTAGAAGTCGCACAATTGAAATGGTTAAAAAAGCGTGATGCTCTTCTTAACTATAATCGCATGTATTGGCATTAA